A window of Streptomyces broussonetiae genomic DNA:
TGGGCCACCTCGGTCGGCAAGGCGGCCGGCGAGGACCGCAGCCGCGGCACCGAGCAGGTCGTGATGAACGTCGGGCACGGGCTGAGGATCGGCCCGCTGATCTGCTTCGAGACCGCGTTCCCCGACATGAGCCGGCATCTGGCCCAGGACGGCGCCGACGTGCTGCTCGGCCAGTCCTCCACCTCCACCTTCCAGGGCAGCTGGGCCCCGGAGCAGCACGCCTCGCTGGGTGCGCTGCGAGCCGCCGAGACCGGCCGCCCGATGGTGCACGCGACCCTCACCGGCGTCTCCGCCGTGTACGGCCCGGACGGGCAGCGGCTCGGCCCCTGGCTCGGCACGGACGCGAGTGCGGCCCGCGTGTACGACGTACCGCTCGCGCACGGCATCACACCGTACGTCCGCTATGGCGACTGGCCGGTGCACGGCGCCCTGCTGGTGCTGGCCATGCTGTGCGCGGCCGAGGGCGCCAAGGCGCTCAGGCTGCGCCGGAGCGGTCCCGTACCGCTCGCACCACCCGCTCGCACAGTTCATGAGTCACCAGCGCGTCCCGGGCGCTGAGCACCTTTCCGGCCCGCACGGCGTCGAGGAAGGCGAGGACCGCCTGCTCGATGCCGCGCTGGCGGGCCACCGGCACCCAGTCGCCGCGCCGGCGCACGGTCGGCTGACCCTTGTGGTCGATCACCTCGGCGAGGTTGAGCACCTGGCGTTTGGTGTCCTGCCCGGAGACCTCCAGGACCTCCTCGGTGGAGCCGCTGAGCCGGTTCATCACTCCGAGCGCGGTGAAGCCGTCCCCGGCGAGCTGGAGCACCACGTGGTGCAGCAGCCCGCCCTCGGTGCGGGCGCGCACGGTCACGTCGTCGACCGGGCCCGGCACCAGGAACCGCAGGGTGTCGACGACGTGGATGAAGTCGTCCAGGATCATCGAGCGCGGTTCCTCGGGCAGCCCGACGCGGTTCTTCTGCATGAGGATCAGCTCGCGCGGGTGCTCCAGGCACTGTGCGTAGCCGGGGGCGTACCGCCGGTTGAAGCCCACGAAGAGGGAGACCCCGCGCTCCTCGGCGAGGTCCACCAGCCGTGCGGAGTCGGCGAGTTCGTAGGCGAGCGGCTTGTCGACGTACGTCGGTACACCCGCCCGGAGCAGCCGGGTCACGATCTCGGGGTGGACGGCGGTCGGCGCGTGCACGAAGGCCGCGTCGAGGCCGGCGGCGAGCAGCGAGTCGAGCGAGGTGTGCCGCCGGTCGGCCGGCAGGTGCAGGGTGTCGGCGACGCGGTCGAGCGTGGTGGGCGTCCGGGTCTGCAGGTGGAGGTCGATCCCCGGTCGTGTGCCCAGCACCGGCAGATACGCCTTCTGCGCGATGTCACCGAGTCCGATGCAGCCGACCTTCACGTGCTCTCCCCTACCGCTTGACCGTCGGTGTCTCCTGGGCAGCATACGGGGGCCGCCAGTCGGCGATGCCGTCGAATCCGCGCAGGAAGAGCGCGGGTCCGGCCTTCGACAGGGCGGCGATCGCGAGGTCGCGCACGGCGATGGCGGCGCGGCTGCCGGTCATGTTCAAACGGGCCACCCTGACCGCCTGACGGGTGATCACCGTCGTGCGCGGCAGGCGGGCCGCGGTGTAGGCGGCCAGGTCGTCGCCGTGGTGGGCGAGCACGACGGCGTCCTCGACGGCCTGGTTGCCGCCCTGGCCGAGGGTCGGCGGCATGGCGTGGGCGGCATCCCCGAGCAGGGCGACGCGGCCTGCGTGATAGGCGGGCAGAGGCTCGGCGATGTGGTGGACGTCGTGCCGGAGCACATCCTTGGGGCGGGCGGCGGCGAGGACGGCGGGAACGGGCTCGTGCCAGTCGCCGAACCGGCGCAGGAGTTCGGCCTTCTCGTCGTCCGGCGCCCGCTCGCCCGCCGGGGTCGTGGCGGCCGCATACGCGTAGACGCGGCCGTCCTTGAGCGGGTGCGTGCCCCAGATGCGGCCCCGGCCCCAGGTCTCGTGCGAGGCGAACTCCGTACCGGGCACCGGGATCAGCACCCGCCAGGTGGTGAACCCCGAGTAGACCGGCCCCGGGTGCAGCGGGAACAGGGCTGCACGGACGCGGGAGTTGATGCCGTCCGCACCGACCACCAACTCCGCCTCCAGCTCCTGTCCGCCGACGCTGACCCGGGCGGGCCGCCGGCTGTCACCGGGGTCGGTGAGGGTCCCGGCGGTCGCGATGCGGACGGCGCCGGGCGGGAGCAGGGCGGCGAGCCGGTCGACCAGGGTGGCGCGGGCGAGCAGGACCAGCGGGCCGCCGAAGCGGGCGGCAGCCGCCTCGGCGCTGGAGCGGGACAGCCAGCGCCCGCGCGGGGTGCGCAGCCCACCGTCCCCCTGCCAGGCGGCAAGGTCGCGGATCTCCTCGCCGATGCCGAGCACGTCGAGGGCGCGCAGCGCGTTGGGGGCGAGGGAAATGGCCGCGCCGACGGGCTCCAGAGAGCGGGCCCGCTCCAGCACGGTTACGTTCCAGCCCTTGGCGTGCAGGGCCGCCGCCGCGGCCAGGCCTCCGATTCCACCGCCGATGACGATCGCGCGCGCCGACTGTGCCATGACCACGACCCCTCCCGGATCCACTTGAACTACATCTGTA
This region includes:
- a CDS encoding Gfo/Idh/MocA family protein, yielding MKVGCIGLGDIAQKAYLPVLGTRPGIDLHLQTRTPTTLDRVADTLHLPADRRHTSLDSLLAAGLDAAFVHAPTAVHPEIVTRLLRAGVPTYVDKPLAYELADSARLVDLAEERGVSLFVGFNRRYAPGYAQCLEHPRELILMQKNRVGLPEEPRSMILDDFIHVVDTLRFLVPGPVDDVTVRARTEGGLLHHVVLQLAGDGFTALGVMNRLSGSTEEVLEVSGQDTKRQVLNLAEVIDHKGQPTVRRRGDWVPVARQRGIEQAVLAFLDAVRAGKVLSARDALVTHELCERVVRAVRDRSGAA
- a CDS encoding FAD-dependent monooxygenase, with translation MAQSARAIVIGGGIGGLAAAAALHAKGWNVTVLERARSLEPVGAAISLAPNALRALDVLGIGEEIRDLAAWQGDGGLRTPRGRWLSRSSAEAAAARFGGPLVLLARATLVDRLAALLPPGAVRIATAGTLTDPGDSRRPARVSVGGQELEAELVVGADGINSRVRAALFPLHPGPVYSGFTTWRVLIPVPGTEFASHETWGRGRIWGTHPLKDGRVYAYAAATTPAGERAPDDEKAELLRRFGDWHEPVPAVLAAARPKDVLRHDVHHIAEPLPAYHAGRVALLGDAAHAMPPTLGQGGNQAVEDAVVLAHHGDDLAAYTAARLPRTTVITRQAVRVARLNMTGSRAAIAVRDLAIAALSKAGPALFLRGFDGIADWRPPYAAQETPTVKR